One part of the Rutidosis leptorrhynchoides isolate AG116_Rl617_1_P2 chromosome 1, CSIRO_AGI_Rlap_v1, whole genome shotgun sequence genome encodes these proteins:
- the LOC139864210 gene encoding protein HIGH CHLOROPHYLL FLUORESCENCE PHENOTYPE 173, chloroplastic — protein sequence MTTATAAVALTSPTTYTKIASNNITLYNDFNRTSKCWIPNNPNRRLLIAKASSSSSTSSSSPPPPEPGEGNDDDKKQSDDDDADVQKAGSSVSVMKRLVDANPVGLGRRSRQIFDEAWRKFSELGQISRTSRTNDESSLLIQEGGPMCEFAIPGAQNTTVLVIGATSRVGRIVVRKLMLRGYSVKALVRNADQEVVDMLPTSVKIVVGDVGDSAALRAAIEGCTKIIYCATARSSITVDLNRVDHQGVYNLSKAFQDYNNKLAQLRAGKSSKSKLLIAKFKSADSLNGWEVRKGTYFQDAAKYDGGMEAKFEFSENGDAIFSGYVFTRGGYVDLSTKLSLPLGNTLDRYEGLILSIGGNGRSYVLILESGPSGDTSQSTQYFSRISTKVGFCRVRVPFSSFRPVNPADPPLDPFLVHTLTIRFEPRRQRPAEGAAGVNQDMRSFQMILEYIKALPTGQETDFILVSCTGSGIEANRREQVLRAKKAGEDALRRSGIGYTIIRPGPLLEEPGGQRALIFDQGNRISQGISCADVADICVKALHDSTARNKSFDVCYEYVAEPGKELYELVAHLPDKANNYLTPALSALEKNT from the exons ATGACAACTGCAACTGCTGCAGTTGCACTTACCTCCCCCACAACTTACACCAAAATTGCCTCAAACAACATAACCCTTTACAATGATTTCAATCGCACGTCCAAATGCTGGATCCCCAATAATCCTAACAGACGTTTGCTGATCGCTAAAGCTTCTTCTTCTTCGTCCACGTCATCGTCATCACCACCTCCGCCCGAACCGGGCGAGGGTAATGATGATGATAAGAAGCAGAGTGATGACGATGATGCTGACGTACAGAAGGCGGGTTCTTCTGTGTCTGTGATGAAGAGACTGGTGGATGCTAATCCGGTTGGGTTAGGAAGACGATCGAGACAGATATTTGATGAGGCGTGGCGTAAGTTTTCGGAGTTGGGACAGATATCGAGGACGAGTCGTACGAATGATGAGAGTAGTCTTCTTATTCAAGAGGGTGGGCCCATGTGTGAATTTGCAATCCCGGGTGCTCAGAATACGACTGTACTTGTTATCGGGGCGACTAGTCGTGTTGGACGTATCGTTGTTCGCAAACTCATGCTCAGGGGCTACTCTGTTAAG GCTCTAGTAAGGAACGCGGACCAAGAAGTTGTCGACATGCTGCCAACTTCTGTTAAGATTGTGGTTGGTGATGTCGGAGATTCGGCCGCACTAAGGGCTGCTATAGAAGGTTGCACCAAGATTATTTATTGTGCCACCGCTAGATCCTCTATTACTGTCGATCTTAACCGAGTCGATCATCAGGGTGTATACAACCTCAGCAAAGCATTTCAG GACTACAACAATAAGCTAGCGCAGTTGCGAGCTGGAAAAAGCAGCAAAAGCAAGCTTTTAATTGCTAAGTTCAAGTCTGCAGATTCATTGAATGGGTGGGAAGTTCGCAAGGGAACTTATTTTCAGGATGCTGCTAAATATGATGGAGGAATGGAAGCTAAGTTTGAGTTCAGCGAAAATGGTGATGCAATTTTTTCAG GTTATGTTTTCACAAGAGGAGGATATGTGGATTTGTCAACTAAGTTATCACTTCCTCTTGGTAACACTTTGGACAG GTATGAAGGTCTCATACTTTCTATAGGGGGAAACGGAAGGTCATATGTTTTGATTCTCGAATCTGGTCCTTCAGGAGACACAAGCCAAAGCACCCAATACTTTTCTAGAATTAGCACAAAAGTAGGGTTTTGCAGG GTAAGAGTACCATTTTCATCATTTCGGCCAGTCAATCCCGCTGATCCTCCACTTGACCCATTCCTTGTGCATACATTGACCATACGCTTTGAACCCCGAAGACAG AGGCCTGCTGAAGGGGCTGCTGGAGTGAACCAGGATATGAGAAGCTTCCAAATGATATTGGAATACATTAAAGCATTGCCG ACTGGACAAGAAACAGACTTCATTTTAGTCTCATGTACAGGTTCAGGAATTGAAGCTAACCGAAGGGAGCAAGTTTTGCGAGCAAAAaag GCCGGAGAGGATGCCCTGAGAAGATCAGGCATTGGGTATACTATAATTCGACCTGGCCCATTACTG GAAGAACCAGGGGGTCAACGCGCACTCATTTTTGATCAAGGAAACAGGATATCTCAG GGGATCAGTTGTGCTGACGTGGCTGATATCTGTGTCAAGGCATTGCACGACTCAACCGCAAGGAACAAGAGCTTCGAT GTGTGCTATGAGTACGTTGCAGAGCCCGGGAAGGAATTGTATGAACTG GTGGCACATTTACCAGACAAAGCAAATAACTACCTGACGCCGGCATTATCAGCCTTGGAAAAGAATACATGA